The Miscanthus floridulus cultivar M001 chromosome 7, ASM1932011v1, whole genome shotgun sequence genome includes a region encoding these proteins:
- the LOC136463180 gene encoding E3 ubiquitin-protein ligase ATL31-like, which translates to MSSTATIMLSAASSAGGSDDDDVECRACYGVVVACVSLLLFCVLAATTGVVKACAVTGFTVVLFGIVGWLIPYGGATATWGDAMGAARRATHNDTGARVMMALRRVSYSCPLGGAAASYDPPAFAYECPADADGSGKSAGSALCAVCLEDVQRGETVRRMPACGHLFHKDCIDMWLHSHTTCPLCRCDLSPRWRTTKTIATTVAAQSSAYALPPV; encoded by the coding sequence ATGAGCAGTACAGCCACGATTATGCTCTCCGCCGCGAGTTCGGCCGGCGGCAGCGATGACGACGACGTCGAGTGCCGCGCCTGCTACGGCGTCGTCGTGGCCTGCGTGTCGCTGCTCCTGTTCTGCGTTCTCGCGGCCACCACCGGCGTTGTTAAGGCCTGCGCCGTCACCGGCTTCACCGTGGTGCTCTTTGGCATAGTCGGCTGGTTGATACCCTACGGCGGCGCCACGGCCACCTGGGGAGACGCCATGGGCGCCGCGCGGCGAGCTACTCATAACGACACAGGCGCCAGGGTCATGATGGCGCTTCGGCGGGTCAGCTACTCCTGCCCGCTCGGTGGCGCGGCGGCCAGCTACGACCCGCCAGCCTTTGCGTACGAGTGTCCCGCCGATGCCGACGGCAGCGGCAAGTCTGCGGGCAGCGCGCTGTGCGCGGTGTGCTTGGAGGACGTGCAGCGCGGGGAGACGGTCCGGCGGATGCCCGCGTGTGGGCACCTGTTCCATAAGGACTGCATCGACATGTGGCTGCACTCGCACACGACGTGCCCGCTGTGCAGGTGTGACCTCTCGCCGCGGTGGCGTACCACGAAAACCATCGCGACGACGGTGGCGGCGCAGTCGTCGGCTTACGCGCTGCCGCCGGTTTAG
- the LOC136463179 gene encoding putative RING-H2 finger protein ATL69, translated as MPNPLPSGARPNDGSLVCYGIVVATASLLLLAILAATVSIVKACALAGAVAVVFIAAGCVSRRCAADGAAPALPTTVAMMPAARARAACGLVDAAIDALPAFAYARHAGTCGAEGSSSKSGRCALCSVCLEDVEAGEMVRQLPACGHLFHVGCIDMWLHSHATCPLCRCDVSPQPVAVKLTAAAHPRDGALPPV; from the coding sequence ATGCCCAACCCGCTGCCGAGCGGCGCCCGGCCCAACGACGGCTCCCTCGTCTGCTATGGCATCGTTGTCGCCACCGCGTCGCTACTCCTGCTCGCCATCCTCGCCGCCACGGTGAGTATCGTCAAGGCCTGCGCCCTGGCCGGCGCGGTTGCGGTGGTGTTCATCGCCGCCGGCTGCGTCTCCCGGCGGTGCGCGGCAGACGGAGCCGCTCCTGCGCTGCCCACGACGGTGGCGATGATGCCagccgcgcgcgcccgcgccgcgTGTGGCCTGGTTGACGCCGCGATCGACGCGCTGCCGGCGTTCGCGTACGCGCGCCATGCTGGCACGTGTGGCGCCGAAGGTAGCAGCAGCAAGTCCGGAAGATGCGCACTCTGCTCGGTATGCCTGGAGGACGTCGAGGCCGGCGAGATGGTCCGGCAGCTGCCGGCGTGCGGCCACCTGTTCCATGTGGGGTGCATCGACATGTGGCTGCACTCGCATGCGACGTGCCCTCTGTGCCGGTGCGACGTCTCGCCGCAGCCAGTAGCTGTGAAGCTGACGGCAGCTGCACATCCACGGGATGGTGCGCTGCCGCCGGTGTGA